Proteins encoded by one window of Clostridium bornimense:
- a CDS encoding PilN domain-containing protein — protein MRDLNFFKDYKGGKQERIKQSKYLYIVIGLWIVIIVITLGYNSFNILRYKNKYKHYNEQLNSDRVTKKLQKVEEVENKISVLKVYDTNLSEVTMAVDRRDDVSKENIEKIRKCGTENMEYSKLSIQEGVVNIEGTANNRNDIATLQYNLKKLGIFNDVHVNDIKDNSGKCAFSIKAVIKVVDNNENK, from the coding sequence ATGAGAGATCTTAATTTTTTTAAAGATTATAAAGGTGGAAAGCAAGAAAGAATAAAGCAGTCAAAATATCTCTATATAGTAATAGGACTTTGGATAGTGATAATAGTTATAACTTTAGGGTATAATTCTTTTAATATTTTAAGATATAAAAATAAATATAAACATTATAATGAGCAACTAAATTCTGATAGGGTTACAAAGAAGCTGCAAAAAGTAGAAGAAGTAGAAAATAAAATATCTGTATTAAAGGTTTATGATACAAATCTTAGTGAAGTTACTATGGCAGTAGATAGAAGAGATGATGTATCTAAAGAAAATATAGAAAAAATAAGAAAATGTGGTACTGAAAATATGGAATATTCTAAGTTATCTATTCAAGAAGGAGTAGTAAATATAGAAGGTACTGCTAACAATAGAAATGATATAGCAACTTTACAATATAACCTAAAAAAATTAGGGATTTTCAATGATGTTCATGTTAATGATATAAAAGATAATTCTGGAAAGTGTGCTTTTTCTATAAAGGCTGTAATAAAGGTGGTGGATAATAATGAAAATAAATAA
- a CDS encoding prepilin-type N-terminal cleavage/methylation domain-containing protein produces the protein MNIKKKKGATLLEIIISMAIITIIIIPISDLIMSSVKNNKNAEEEQDIKLLAQSISEKLKVSDIDIDPTTTEISIGHDEIKLNGSVGHYSVSNKDIGNGLTADITLDKRNDMPSNNIARSLNWDSVIDIVKEDINGNIYYRLKENTYDSTTKEWVETSISYLIRGNTISIINDGNIEIQFEEITDIHNPSNTETKKIYITRDVENDFEDNAGNKIEGKTGYIKFQIDDDIIKNKDKIKFEINNKEIKPIMINFEGEVKEPSDEVIIIDCKSTDEKTLTTYNSVKMLSSDERVGDAYNYQIIIKQNGDEVFKDTGIKNIK, from the coding sequence ATGAATATAAAAAAGAAAAAAGGTGCTACTTTGCTAGAGATAATAATAAGTATGGCTATAATCACTATTATTATAATACCTATAAGTGATCTTATTATGTCATCAGTAAAGAATAATAAAAATGCGGAAGAAGAACAGGATATTAAGTTATTAGCACAAAGTATATCAGAAAAATTAAAAGTGTCAGATATAGATATAGATCCTACAACTACAGAAATATCAATAGGCCATGATGAGATAAAGTTGAATGGAAGTGTGGGACATTATAGTGTAAGTAATAAAGATATAGGTAATGGTCTTACGGCAGATATAACTTTAGATAAAAGAAATGATATGCCATCTAATAATATAGCTCGCAGCTTAAATTGGGATTCTGTTATTGATATAGTTAAAGAAGATATTAATGGAAACATTTATTATAGATTGAAAGAAAATACATATGATAGTACGACTAAAGAATGGGTAGAAACTAGCATAAGTTATTTAATTAGAGGGAATACAATAAGCATTATAAATGATGGAAACATAGAAATACAGTTTGAAGAGATAACAGATATCCATAATCCTAGTAATACAGAAACAAAGAAAATTTATATAACTAGAGATGTAGAAAATGATTTTGAAGATAATGCAGGAAATAAGATCGAGGGGAAAACTGGATATATAAAGTTTCAAATTGATGATGATATTATAAAAAATAAAGATAAGATAAAATTTGAAATTAACAATAAAGAAATAAAGCCTATTATGATTAATTTTGAAGGAGAAGTAAAAGAACCTTCTGATGAGGTTATAATAATAGATTGTAAATCTACAGATGAAAAAACATTGACTACCTATAATAGTGTAAAGATGTTAAGTAGTGATGAACGGGTAGGAGATGCATATAATTATCAAATAATAATAAAACAAAATGGAGATGAAGTGTTCAAAGATACGGGAATAAAAAATATAAAATAA
- a CDS encoding type IV pilus modification PilV family protein yields MKKKVKGMTLIEVLISISIFTIILSVIYLFSFSSNRILSDADVKEQLQSEGHKIEDKITTLGMETTNIIDINDFHNNSLMSLKEGDVKAIKFNIATIDSSDAIVHKEVIFKYDEGNKSIYYGESTDPDIMTSNTISGLTLLSSNVDSFQVKSTEVDKTVTTVTGTLPVVKDLKDTKSIEIILTLSKKKGYSNITREISTIIEFRN; encoded by the coding sequence ATGAAAAAGAAAGTTAAAGGTATGACGCTTATAGAAGTACTTATTTCTATATCAATTTTTACAATAATACTAAGCGTTATATATTTGTTCTCTTTTAGTAGTAATAGAATTCTTTCTGATGCTGATGTAAAAGAACAGCTTCAAAGTGAAGGGCATAAAATTGAAGATAAAATAACTACCTTAGGAATGGAAACAACCAATATTATTGATATTAATGATTTTCATAATAATAGCTTAATGAGTTTAAAAGAAGGTGATGTTAAGGCTATTAAATTTAATATAGCTACTATAGATTCTAGTGATGCAATTGTTCATAAAGAAGTAATATTCAAATATGATGAGGGTAATAAAAGTATATATTATGGTGAGAGTACAGATCCTGATATAATGACATCTAATACTATAAGTGGTTTAACATTACTTTCATCGAATGTAGATAGCTTCCAAGTAAAATCTACTGAAGTTGATAAAACTGTAACGACTGTTACGGGAACATTGCCTGTTGTAAAAGATTTAAAAGACACAAAATCAATAGAAATTATATTAACTTTAAGTAAGAAAAAGGGGTATAGTAATATAACTCGAGAAATATCTACGATAATTGAGTTTAGAAATTAG
- a CDS encoding DUF5057 domain-containing protein, giving the protein MTYIKSFLGKRKKIISIIVILTLFFTIVFSGVRYKAAINPLKESKDKLNILVINPGNDTKLTTPSGKVKTQYKGSERYVTANVTSVSMPQFIGQVDQLNGKYDAVVITRNTVSGKDSDYTNPATPYDMFDTSSSDDKTGIPIPEGFRNAYGEGTPDSYRIRNGIKTSDIYNGKTYVEYYSENDITNKRAKEILAMKDSGQLIVLDNAIFTGDLNETKLVSNFRDVSESNVLKLNNSDITVQNIVDKYFDDDVVKEENVKPEVAVEGMPSKVKSTSVESDRKINGKVTINTGNAVKDGDKVKVDLYLDFNGDTLFKGTDLVYSTYGIIENGFVTCDVVYEMTDSFVGQLDWKIEVSTLKDGYIPKEDVENNIRTKTYVTGNVVYTNYSNKKNIKVLQITPDNKTLLNIQTNERMQKYLSSNGSEFLNSYNISIDVKSVSDVNKIGKIDESYTMIIFGFADTYGGSSDLDENMVNKLKEFVQKGKSVMFTHDTMPINIESAGNINESVTGPKRLAQFFRDYIGQARYIDPMRNGEEKNIYATFVPIYNSKGEVEKFESQDTNIPHDEIKVHDALKSTLGNTEVYSCGYTTPILERVRRNNGFIIGGNKANQGRIENQPYKVINTAVNLLNKGSITSYPYDLSNKKSMPVAMTHNQWYQLNLEDEDVVPWYTLDPSQVANCNDAAIGNLGGKANDFNYYNARDYYYTYSKGNITYSGTGHASNFSDEELELFVNTIIKADRACNHAPVLNAQVYVNDEYKNIYQVDEIKREDDLDIRVIPNDIDIGDNITVTMTVEVRENDKSSWKQIDLLESSFKVKSGANVDYTISKDNYNGDNSKITEIQVIIKGKDDRDAEANCITKIFKITDPIEPPHEYNLIHGLFDDYSFDHPDEGDAIRQSISLVGGTYGTFGIKYQYKSSDDKFKIVVDSSITNINNVRAYKIVGSKLIEVKTIGLDIGSTIITGSINDSSVSKNDTILIKYTGLMPNYSGEGVVLNNTVSIDGADTSADAKITIVKQPDLY; this is encoded by the coding sequence ATGACATATATTAAGAGTTTCCTAGGAAAAAGAAAAAAGATAATATCTATTATAGTTATATTAACTTTATTTTTTACTATTGTTTTTAGTGGTGTAAGGTATAAGGCAGCTATAAATCCATTAAAGGAAAGCAAAGATAAATTAAATATTTTAGTAATAAATCCAGGAAATGATACTAAATTAACTACTCCAAGTGGAAAAGTGAAGACTCAATATAAAGGTAGCGAAAGATATGTAACTGCTAATGTAACTTCAGTGTCAATGCCACAATTTATAGGACAAGTAGATCAATTGAATGGTAAGTATGACGCTGTAGTTATTACAAGAAATACTGTTTCAGGAAAAGACAGTGATTATACTAATCCAGCCACTCCATATGATATGTTTGATACTAGTAGCAGTGATGATAAAACCGGTATTCCGATACCAGAGGGGTTTAGAAATGCTTATGGGGAAGGTACACCAGATAGCTATAGAATTAGAAATGGTATAAAAACTTCTGATATATATAACGGAAAAACTTATGTAGAGTATTATAGTGAAAATGATATTACTAATAAGAGAGCTAAAGAAATTCTAGCAATGAAGGATTCAGGTCAATTAATAGTTTTAGATAATGCTATTTTTACAGGTGATCTTAATGAGACAAAGTTAGTAAGTAACTTCAGGGATGTTTCAGAAAGTAATGTTTTAAAACTTAATAATAGTGATATTACAGTACAAAATATAGTAGATAAGTATTTTGATGATGATGTAGTAAAAGAAGAAAATGTTAAGCCGGAAGTTGCTGTCGAAGGAATGCCTAGTAAAGTTAAGAGTACTTCTGTAGAAAGTGATAGAAAAATTAATGGTAAAGTTACTATTAATACTGGTAATGCTGTAAAAGATGGAGATAAAGTAAAGGTTGATTTATACTTAGATTTTAATGGAGATACTTTATTTAAGGGTACGGATTTAGTATATAGTACTTATGGAATCATAGAAAATGGATTTGTTACTTGTGATGTTGTATATGAAATGACAGATTCTTTTGTAGGTCAACTAGATTGGAAAATAGAAGTTAGTACACTGAAGGATGGATATATTCCCAAAGAAGATGTAGAAAATAATATAAGGACTAAAACATATGTAACAGGGAATGTTGTTTATACTAATTATTCTAATAAGAAAAATATAAAAGTTTTACAAATAACTCCAGATAATAAAACATTATTAAATATACAAACTAATGAAAGAATGCAAAAATATCTTTCTAGTAATGGAAGTGAATTTTTAAATAGCTACAATATATCTATAGATGTTAAATCTGTTTCAGATGTAAATAAGATAGGAAAAATAGACGAGAGTTATACGATGATAATATTTGGATTTGCCGATACTTATGGTGGCTCATCTGATTTAGATGAAAATATGGTTAATAAATTGAAGGAGTTTGTACAAAAGGGAAAAAGTGTAATGTTTACTCATGATACTATGCCAATAAATATCGAATCAGCTGGAAACATTAATGAGTCAGTTACAGGTCCTAAAAGATTAGCACAATTTTTTAGAGATTATATTGGTCAAGCTAGATATATAGACCCTATGAGAAATGGTGAGGAAAAGAATATTTATGCGACATTTGTACCGATATATAATAGTAAGGGAGAAGTAGAGAAATTTGAAAGCCAAGATACCAATATCCCTCATGATGAAATTAAGGTTCATGATGCTTTGAAGAGCACTTTAGGAAATACTGAAGTATATAGTTGTGGATATACTACTCCTATATTGGAGAGGGTAAGAAGAAATAATGGTTTTATTATAGGTGGTAATAAGGCAAATCAAGGAAGAATTGAAAATCAACCATATAAGGTTATAAATACAGCAGTAAATTTATTAAATAAAGGTTCAATAACTAGCTATCCATATGATTTATCTAATAAAAAAAGTATGCCCGTAGCCATGACACATAACCAATGGTATCAATTAAATTTGGAAGATGAAGATGTAGTACCTTGGTATACATTGGATCCTAGTCAAGTTGCTAATTGTAATGATGCTGCTATAGGTAATTTAGGCGGAAAAGCAAATGATTTTAACTATTACAATGCAAGGGATTATTATTATACCTATTCTAAAGGAAATATAACTTATTCTGGAACTGGTCATGCTAGTAACTTTAGTGATGAGGAATTAGAATTATTTGTTAATACAATAATTAAAGCTGATAGAGCTTGTAATCATGCACCAGTATTGAATGCTCAGGTTTATGTTAATGATGAGTACAAAAATATCTATCAGGTAGATGAAATAAAAAGGGAAGATGATTTGGATATTAGAGTAATTCCAAATGACATAGATATTGGTGATAATATTACTGTGACAATGACTGTAGAGGTTAGAGAAAATGATAAATCATCCTGGAAACAAATTGATTTATTAGAATCTTCTTTCAAGGTTAAATCTGGTGCAAATGTAGATTATACTATATCAAAAGATAATTATAACGGAGATAATAGCAAAATAACAGAAATACAAGTTATAATTAAAGGTAAGGACGATAGAGATGCAGAGGCAAACTGTATAACTAAGATATTTAAAATTACAGATCCAATTGAACCACCACATGAGTATAATTTAATTCATGGATTGTTTGATGATTATAGTTTTGACCATCCTGATGAAGGAGATGCAATAAGACAAAGTATTTCTTTAGTAGGAGGAACTTATGGAACGTTTGGTATTAAATATCAGTATAAGAGTAGTGATGATAAATTTAAGATAGTTGTAGATAGTAGCATTACAAACATTAATAACGTTAGAGCATATAAAATTGTAGGAAGTAAGCTAATTGAGGTAAAAACTATTGGATTAGATATAGGTTCAACTATTATAACAGGAAGTATAAATGATAGTAGTGTTTCAAAAAATGATACTATATTAATAAAATATACTGGGCTTATGCCTAATTATAGCGGAGAAGGTGTAGTATTAAATAACACTGTTAGTATCGACGGAGCAGATACTTCAGCTGATGCTAAAATAACTATAGTAAAACAACCAGATTTATATTAA
- the guaB gene encoding IMP dehydrogenase: MAKILKKGYTFDDVLLVPNKSEVLPKEVTLGTNLTKKIKLNIPIMSAGMDTVTESKMAIAIAREGGIGIIHKNMSIEAQALEVDRVKRQENGVITNPFSLSKDHKIQDALDLMSKYRISGVPVTEDGKLIGILTNRDILFEENYNTKIGDVMTKSELITAPEGTTVEEAKEILKKHKIEKLPLVDENNNLKGLITIKDIEKVKTYPNAAKDEKGRLLCGAAVGVTGDMMERVKALYEVEVDVITLDTAHGHSAGVLEAVRKIKEVYPDMQIIAGNVATAAATKDLIEAGADCIKVGIGPGSICTTRVVAGVGVPQLTAVMDCVEVANEYGIPVIADGGIKYSGDMVKALAAGAKVCMMGSMFAGCEEAPGEVEIYQGRSYKVYRGMGSLAAMNKGSKDRYFQEGNKKLVPEGVEGRVPFKGALCETIYQIIGGIRSGMGYLGARTLVDLYENATMVVQSSAGLRESHPHDIQITKEAPNYSTN; this comes from the coding sequence ATGGCTAAAATTTTAAAAAAAGGTTATACATTTGATGATGTATTACTAGTCCCTAACAAGTCAGAAGTGTTACCAAAGGAGGTAACTTTAGGTACAAACTTAACGAAGAAGATAAAATTAAATATCCCTATTATGAGTGCAGGTATGGATACTGTAACAGAATCTAAAATGGCTATCGCTATTGCTAGAGAAGGTGGAATAGGAATTATCCATAAAAATATGTCTATTGAAGCTCAAGCATTAGAAGTAGATAGAGTAAAGAGACAAGAAAATGGAGTTATAACAAATCCTTTCTCTTTAAGTAAGGACCACAAAATTCAAGATGCGTTAGATCTTATGAGTAAATATAGAATTTCTGGTGTTCCTGTAACAGAGGATGGAAAATTAATAGGAATTCTTACAAATAGAGATATTCTTTTTGAAGAAAACTACAATACTAAAATTGGAGATGTAATGACAAAGAGTGAGTTAATTACAGCACCAGAAGGGACAACTGTAGAGGAAGCAAAAGAAATTTTAAAGAAGCATAAGATTGAAAAATTACCTTTAGTTGACGAAAATAACAATTTAAAAGGATTAATAACAATAAAGGATATAGAGAAAGTTAAGACATATCCAAATGCTGCAAAAGATGAAAAAGGAAGACTTTTATGCGGAGCTGCAGTAGGTGTTACTGGCGATATGATGGAAAGAGTTAAGGCTCTTTATGAAGTAGAAGTTGATGTAATAACTTTAGATACAGCACATGGACATTCAGCAGGAGTTTTAGAAGCTGTAAGAAAAATTAAAGAAGTATATCCTGACATGCAAATAATAGCAGGAAACGTAGCTACAGCTGCTGCAACAAAGGATCTTATAGAAGCTGGAGCAGATTGTATTAAGGTTGGTATAGGACCTGGTTCTATTTGTACAACAAGAGTAGTTGCTGGTGTAGGTGTACCTCAATTAACAGCAGTTATGGATTGTGTGGAAGTAGCTAACGAATATGGAATTCCAGTAATTGCAGACGGTGGAATTAAATACTCTGGAGATATGGTTAAGGCTTTAGCTGCAGGAGCAAAGGTTTGTATGATGGGATCTATGTTTGCTGGTTGTGAAGAGGCTCCAGGTGAAGTTGAAATTTATCAAGGAAGAAGCTACAAAGTATATAGAGGAATGGGATCTCTTGCAGCTATGAATAAGGGATCAAAGGACAGATATTTCCAAGAAGGAAATAAGAAGCTAGTACCAGAAGGAGTAGAAGGAAGAGTACCATTTAAGGGAGCACTATGTGAAACTATTTACCAAATTATTGGTGGTATAAGATCTGGTATGGGATATTTAGGAGCTAGGACTTTAGTAGATTTATATGAAAATGCTACAATGGTAGTACAAAGTTCAGCAGGACTTAGAGAAAGTCACCCACATGATATTCAAATAACAAAAGAAGCACCAAATTATAGCACAAACTAA